The Erigeron canadensis isolate Cc75 chromosome 4, C_canadensis_v1, whole genome shotgun sequence genome window below encodes:
- the LOC122596843 gene encoding uncharacterized protein LOC122596843 has product MAIRRCFPDAFHGLCAVHLFRNLKARSPGIKHHKWTYWKAVKAYREVDFNRHINRLRHVLPEAARTLDDIGFERWSRVHALGARYGFMTSNSAESINSQSRHSRKLPITMLMEFFRTSLQEWYYRKRNVAETLEHRVTPWTEKKIAKRVVKSTSWRVEPCSNTLFEVIDHNLNGLVDLNAKTCTCGKWQTSGFPCGHVIKVALHLNQDDSSVYAMECYTSEAYRQTYAEIVYPMPHPSEWEIPDDLQTVLPPVMDRRLPGRPKNRDRILSKGEEKKNPTCSRCKERGHTRITCGAPMLSQTSFPPPTEYGCSSKSKVHSTESKGNSRSQPKSKSHSSPFGTINLRDF; this is encoded by the exons ATGGCTATTAGAAGGTGTTTTCCAGATGCTTTTCATGGACTTTGTGCTGTTCATTTATTTAGAAATCTAAAAGCAAGGTCTCCCGGTATAAAGCATCACAAATGGACATACTGGAAAGCGGTGAAAGCTTATCGAGAAGTGGACTTTAATAGGCATATAAATCGTTTGAGACATGTTTTGCCTGAAGCTGCTCGAACACTAGATGATATAGGGTTTGAAAGATGGTCAAGAGTGCACGCTCTTGGAGCAAGGTATGGTTTCATGACATCTAATAGTGCAGAATCAATCAACTCTCAAAGTCGTCATTCAAGAAAATTACCAATTACTATGTTAATGGAGTTTTTCCGCACATCTCTTCAAGAGTGGTATTATAGGAAAAGAAACGTTGCAG AAACATTGGAACATCGTGTTACACCATGGACAGAAAAAAAGATTGCAAAACGTGTTGTGAAGTCAACATCATGGAGAGTTGAGCCTTGCTCAAACACATTGTTTGAAGTTATAGATCATAACTTGAATGGGCTTGTCGATCTAAATGCAAAGACGTGTACTTGTGGGAAATGGCAAACTTCTGGTTTTCCATGTGGTCATGTTATAAAAGTTGCTCTTCATCTAAACCAAGATGATTCAAGTGTATATGCTATGGAGTGCTACACTTCAGAAGCATATCGTCAGACTTATGCTGAGATTGTCTATCCCATGCCACATCCATCTGAATGGGAGATACCAGATGACTTACAAACAGTTTTGCCACCGGTTATGGACAGAAGGCTACCTGGCCGACCCAAAAATCGTGATCGTATTCTGTCTAAGGGTGAGGAGAAGAAAAACCCGACATGTAGTCGTTGCAAAGAACGTGGTCATACAAGGATTACATGTGGAGCACCCATGTTGTCACAAACATCTTTTCCTCCACCCACAGAATATGGATGTTCGTCAAAATCAAAAGTTCATTCGACGGAAAGTAAAGGGAACTCGAGATCCCAACCAAAGTCGAAGTCACACTCATCACCTTTTGGGACTATCAATTTAAGGGATTTTTAG